In the Candidatus Korarchaeum sp. genome, one interval contains:
- a CDS encoding HypC/HybG/HupF family hydrogenase formation chaperone, whose protein sequence is MCLGIPGRVLEVRGNVALVDFGGVTREVDASLEEVAPGDYVLVHVGMIIAKIDEEEAMEISKLLSEILNY, encoded by the coding sequence ATGTGCCTAGGGATACCGGGTAGAGTCCTAGAGGTTAGGGGGAATGTAGCCCTAGTCGATTTCGGAGGGGTCACTAGGGAAGTAGATGCTAGCCTAGAGGAAGTGGCTCCAGGGGACTACGTATTAGTTCACGTGGGCATGATAATAGCTAAGATAGATGAGGAGGAAGCTATGGAGATATCCAAGCTTTTGAGCGAGATCTTGAACTATTAG
- the hypF gene encoding carbamoyltransferase HypF: MSKVALSIRVSGIVQGVGFRPFIHRLASRYQLAGYVRNMGGSEVEIRVEGNNSAISSFLKALLDEKPPPARLEEVLIEFTQSDNIEGFSILPSAKEAELYSMIPPDFSICDHCLAEIYDPNDRRYRYAFNSCAWCGPRFSMMRGVPYDREKTSMIEFKLCEDCEREYKDRENLRRFHAQGISCPKCGPKLWMEDSGGRRVDSEDPLMDAARLLDEGKILAIRGLGGYHIACLATDDDVVRELRERKRRPSKPFALMALNVEVAERYAVVNEIARNLLTSPERPIVLMPSKGGISELVAPGLDLIGIMLPYTALHHMLLSEVRDKILIMTSGNEHNKPMCTSVECARERLSSIVDYFLHHDREIVNRVDDSVVRLTGDRVTMLRRGRGYAPMWIRLPSTLSKPVIAFGAELQNAGAVAFKDKAVLTQFIGDTDELENLEFLDRMLKFFSNVYRIEPSEAVIVADMHKGYSSRRLAESWASAHGSPLIEVQHHHAHICSVMVEDRVDPSRRVLGIAVDGLGMGDDGTLWGGEVMISSFSDYERVGHLRPQPMPGGDRATIYPVRMLIGILSTFMSDDEVLDLLRRRDLLKGLPRGEVEARISLAQARGSCPMISSLGRVLDAISSLLGICLERTYEGEPAMKLEAAARGSLLRMEPPEIRGSVIDTSEFIERLLGIEGRKEDLAYTSIYLLGYSLGELASRYLNRSDYDSVFVSGGAAVNSILVKGIEDSLKEFRVKVKLNSMVPAGDGGIALGQVASMLWRDLDEVAN, from the coding sequence ATGTCCAAAGTCGCTCTGAGCATCAGAGTCTCAGGTATAGTTCAAGGAGTGGGCTTCAGACCTTTCATCCATAGGCTGGCTTCTAGATATCAGCTCGCCGGTTACGTCAGGAACATGGGGGGGAGTGAGGTAGAGATAAGAGTTGAGGGGAATAATTCAGCGATTTCCTCTTTCCTAAAGGCTCTACTCGATGAGAAGCCGCCACCAGCTAGGCTCGAGGAGGTCCTTATAGAGTTCACTCAGTCCGATAATATCGAGGGATTCTCGATACTCCCGAGCGCTAAGGAAGCGGAGCTCTATTCGATGATCCCCCCAGATTTCAGTATATGCGATCATTGTTTAGCTGAGATCTACGATCCAAATGATAGACGCTACAGGTACGCTTTCAATAGTTGTGCGTGGTGCGGCCCCAGGTTCTCCATGATGAGGGGCGTGCCCTACGATAGGGAGAAGACGTCTATGATAGAGTTCAAGTTATGTGAGGACTGCGAGAGGGAGTATAAGGATAGGGAGAATCTGAGGAGGTTCCACGCTCAAGGTATATCCTGCCCGAAATGCGGGCCTAAGCTCTGGATGGAGGACAGCGGTGGGAGGAGAGTAGATTCGGAGGACCCTCTGATGGACGCAGCTAGGCTCTTGGATGAGGGGAAGATACTAGCTATAAGGGGTCTAGGTGGTTACCATATAGCTTGCCTAGCTACAGATGATGATGTAGTCAGGGAGCTGAGGGAGAGGAAGAGGAGACCATCTAAGCCCTTCGCCCTCATGGCTTTGAACGTCGAAGTAGCTGAGAGATATGCAGTAGTGAATGAGATAGCTAGGAACTTATTGACGAGTCCAGAGAGGCCGATAGTACTCATGCCCTCTAAGGGAGGGATTTCTGAGCTAGTAGCTCCTGGGCTAGATCTCATAGGGATAATGCTGCCCTACACAGCCCTACATCACATGCTCCTTAGCGAGGTTAGGGATAAAATACTGATAATGACGAGCGGTAATGAGCACAACAAACCTATGTGCACTAGTGTCGAGTGCGCGAGGGAGAGGCTATCCTCAATAGTCGATTACTTCTTGCACCACGATAGGGAGATAGTGAATAGAGTAGATGATAGCGTCGTCAGGCTCACCGGGGACAGGGTCACTATGTTGAGGAGGGGCAGGGGATACGCCCCTATGTGGATAAGGTTGCCCTCAACTCTGAGCAAGCCAGTCATAGCTTTCGGTGCTGAGCTTCAGAACGCTGGGGCAGTTGCCTTCAAGGATAAAGCAGTTCTGACGCAATTCATTGGGGATACTGATGAATTGGAGAACCTAGAGTTCCTGGATAGGATGCTCAAGTTCTTCTCAAATGTGTATAGGATAGAGCCATCCGAGGCTGTGATAGTGGCCGATATGCACAAGGGATACTCCTCCAGGAGGCTGGCTGAATCATGGGCCTCAGCGCATGGAAGCCCTCTCATCGAAGTCCAACATCATCACGCCCACATATGCTCAGTCATGGTTGAGGATAGGGTAGATCCCTCTAGGAGAGTTTTGGGGATAGCTGTAGATGGGCTCGGGATGGGGGACGATGGAACGCTCTGGGGAGGGGAGGTCATGATCTCTAGCTTCTCCGATTACGAGAGAGTGGGTCACTTGAGGCCCCAGCCCATGCCCGGAGGTGATAGAGCTACTATCTACCCAGTGAGGATGCTCATAGGGATCCTGAGTACTTTCATGAGTGATGATGAAGTCCTGGATCTACTGAGGAGGAGGGATCTGCTTAAGGGCCTCCCCAGGGGGGAGGTGGAGGCTAGGATCTCTCTAGCTCAGGCTAGAGGTAGCTGCCCTATGATCTCGAGTCTGGGCAGGGTCTTGGATGCGATAAGCTCCCTACTTGGGATATGCCTCGAGAGGACTTACGAGGGGGAGCCGGCTATGAAGCTGGAGGCAGCAGCTAGGGGCAGCTTACTGAGGATGGAACCTCCCGAGATAAGGGGGAGCGTGATAGATACGAGCGAGTTCATAGAGAGGTTACTAGGGATTGAGGGGAGGAAGGAGGACCTAGCTTACACCTCTATATACTTGCTGGGCTACTCCTTAGGCGAGTTGGCATCTAGATACTTGAATCGGAGCGATTACGATTCTGTATTCGTATCCGGGGGTGCTGCTGTTAACTCAATCCTCGTAAAGGGGATAGAGGATTCCCTGAAGGAGTTCAGAGTCAAGGTCAAGCTTAACTCGATGGTACCGGCTGGGGATGGGGGGATAGCGTTGGGGCAGGTCGCCTCTATGCTGTGGAGGGACCTAGATGAGGTCGCTAACTGA
- the hypA gene encoding hydrogenase nickel incorporation protein HypA gives MHEWSLAEAILDALTSLMEKEGMKKISEVEILYGEMMELELDILKFALGELSKETPLKDTKFIFSEERASFRCNSCGYRWDFEQAHSSLTEELCIRELTGERESPIHFIPELAQALMRCPNCGSRDFEIESGKGMRISRVVFEG, from the coding sequence ATGCATGAATGGTCCCTAGCCGAAGCTATACTGGATGCTCTGACCTCTTTGATGGAGAAAGAAGGCATGAAAAAGATATCTGAAGTCGAAATTCTCTACGGCGAGATGATGGAACTCGAGCTCGATATCCTGAAGTTCGCCTTGGGGGAGTTGTCTAAGGAGACCCCTCTGAAGGACACTAAATTCATATTCTCGGAGGAGAGAGCTTCATTCAGATGTAACTCCTGCGGATATAGGTGGGATTTCGAGCAAGCGCATTCCTCACTCACTGAGGAGCTCTGTATAAGGGAGCTAACTGGGGAGAGGGAGAGCCCTATTCACTTCATCCCCGAGCTAGCTCAAGCCCTAATGAGATGTCCTAATTGCGGCAGCAGGGACTTCGAGATCGAGAGCGGGAAGGGGATGAGGATCTCGAGGGTAGTCTTCGAGGGGTGA
- a CDS encoding ATP-binding protein, protein MDPLFERARSKIEKVRRVTLVASGKGGVGKSIVSSSIALVSASRGLKTGLLDLDLHGPSIPKIFGFNGEISAGKEGLIPPIVRGVKIMSLGLMVGENPLPLKGEDKRSALSTLLAITDWGELDHLVIDMPPGTGDETIFCIRALKSAKANALIVTTPSSLSLSVVSRLIELLRGEGINLLGLVENMAYFRCDNEIIRPFGSIDEGSLSKCGLRVLGSLPIDPLIEEDIKSGRFLESPGEFRSKIESLFDKIFG, encoded by the coding sequence ATGGATCCTCTATTCGAGAGAGCTAGGAGCAAGATCGAGAAGGTAAGAAGAGTAACTTTAGTTGCTTCCGGGAAGGGAGGCGTGGGTAAGAGCATAGTATCATCATCAATAGCTTTAGTTTCAGCGAGTAGAGGCCTAAAAACTGGGTTGCTCGATTTGGATTTACACGGCCCCTCTATCCCGAAGATCTTCGGTTTCAACGGGGAGATTTCAGCTGGGAAGGAGGGCCTCATACCCCCTATCGTGAGAGGGGTGAAGATAATGTCCCTGGGTCTCATGGTAGGAGAGAACCCCCTGCCCCTGAAGGGGGAGGATAAGAGGTCCGCTCTATCCACGCTCTTAGCGATAACAGACTGGGGGGAGCTTGATCATTTAGTGATAGACATGCCCCCCGGGACTGGTGATGAAACTATATTCTGTATTAGAGCCCTCAAATCCGCGAAAGCAAATGCTCTGATCGTCACGACGCCATCTTCACTATCCCTCTCAGTCGTTTCGAGATTGATAGAGCTATTGAGAGGGGAGGGGATAAATCTGCTAGGGCTCGTGGAGAACATGGCATACTTCAGGTGCGATAACGAAATCATCAGACCTTTCGGTAGTATAGATGAGGGCTCCCTCAGTAAATGTGGCCTGAGGGTCCTGGGGAGCTTACCCATAGATCCCCTCATCGAGGAAGATATAAAAAGCGGGAGGTTTCTCGAATCCCCTGGGGAGTTCAGATCTAAGATTGAGTCCCTGTTCGATAAGATCTTCGGGTGA
- the hypE gene encoding hydrogenase expression/formation protein HypE has translation MEGSIKLSHGSGGKETSLILKSLILSALSEEELSLRGGVGLKELDDGAAIPLPDGNYLVVSIDAYTVNPPFFPGGDLGKLAACGTINDILMMGGEPKAILDSIVVEEGSPISDVRRIVDSFIGVLREEGVKLLGGDFKVMPRGQLDRYIITTAGIGIAKRPIVDSSIRPGDKLIVTGTIGEHGAAILSAQEGIAVEGKLESDVSTLSKLMLPLLEAYGDKVHAAQDPTRGGIAQTLNEWAQKSGLLMIVEERKIPLREEVRAFTELLGIDPLALACEGRAVLGVDGDSAEDVLSFIKELGYEEASIIGEVRESEKYSGIVVMRTSVGGLRILEPPSGVIVPRIC, from the coding sequence ATGGAGGGATCTATAAAACTATCTCACGGATCCGGAGGGAAGGAGACGAGCCTTATCCTCAAATCTCTAATATTATCAGCTCTCTCCGAGGAGGAGCTATCTCTGAGGGGAGGAGTCGGCCTCAAGGAGCTGGACGATGGAGCAGCGATACCATTGCCAGATGGGAACTACTTAGTCGTCTCAATAGATGCTTACACAGTGAACCCTCCCTTCTTCCCTGGAGGTGATTTAGGAAAGTTAGCTGCTTGCGGGACGATAAACGATATTCTCATGATGGGAGGGGAGCCGAAGGCTATTCTAGATTCTATAGTAGTCGAGGAAGGTTCCCCTATCTCTGATGTGAGGAGGATAGTGGATAGTTTCATCGGTGTCCTGAGGGAGGAGGGAGTCAAGTTACTAGGCGGGGACTTCAAAGTCATGCCGAGGGGACAGCTGGATAGGTACATAATAACGACAGCTGGCATAGGGATAGCGAAGAGGCCCATAGTCGACTCCAGCATAAGGCCGGGGGATAAGTTGATAGTAACCGGAACGATAGGGGAGCACGGAGCGGCTATACTATCCGCTCAAGAAGGGATAGCTGTAGAGGGGAAGCTCGAGAGTGATGTGAGTACTTTGAGCAAGCTCATGCTACCTCTACTAGAGGCTTATGGTGATAAGGTTCATGCCGCGCAGGATCCGACTAGGGGAGGGATAGCTCAGACTCTGAATGAGTGGGCTCAGAAGTCGGGCCTCCTCATGATAGTTGAGGAGAGGAAAATCCCCCTGAGGGAGGAAGTGAGGGCTTTCACTGAGCTCTTGGGAATAGATCCTCTCGCTTTAGCTTGCGAGGGCAGAGCAGTCCTTGGAGTTGATGGGGACTCCGCTGAGGATGTATTGAGCTTCATTAAGGAGTTGGGTTATGAGGAAGCTTCTATAATAGGTGAAGTGAGGGAGAGCGAGAAGTATAGCGGGATAGTCGTTATGAGGACATCAGTGGGTGGCCTGAGGATATTGGAACCCCCTTCTGGTGTCATAGTACCCAGGATCTGCTGA